One genomic segment of Linepithema humile isolate Giens D197 chromosome 5, Lhum_UNIL_v1.0, whole genome shotgun sequence includes these proteins:
- the LOC105674142 gene encoding NF-X1-type zinc finger protein NFXL1, which produces MQKFRKAQVQNKLSIERHLEANASLNYSSEEEDETNEEDVQNVVDKVLSAYQGQGTDAEKVISYLVNSFQSSSAVCLICISTVKKIDPIWNCNKCYAFLHMNCILHWINDSLSYKRAKNITPIWACPKCRMEYDQDQIPRSYECFCKKTADPPHQPWIIPHSCGESCGKLLQPECGHKCVLLCHPGPCPPCAKMVLVKCYCGKLPAQPRRCNAKSWSCQTICDKKYESCSHTCNNLCHTEECPPCEEIVLLKCRCKSSQKEGKCYESTWICEKPCKKRFSCNVHICESTCHSSGDCGNCPLEKNRCCPCGKKRYDVSCRQQQVPTCGDTCSKLLDCGSHFCNMRCHTDRCGQCLEVITKACKCGSYTKEIACVKEFHCNKKCTQMRLCGRHLCNRKCCDCILKNTSNPCEKTCENTLNCRKHKCAAPCHSGPCYPCTRTDVIQCRCGSNKITVPCGTKKRIKPPSCNKSCKIPPICHHTKRETHRCHQGPCPPCKKVCGLIYKRCGHSCPATCHTKVWMKVRVNGVKAQPTGPWEKPKDVMELKTLPCPPCEISVPVTCFGGHETQPWPCHMSRPSSCGRFCGRSLSCKNHTCELTCHKVQASDDESGNGIPCMECEKECQFARPTGCTHTCPQPCHPAPCKPCKQLVRISCHCGISTLYRHCVNLTSATTKERDELLKCGNQCPKNYPCGHRCINDCHPGVCKGGEECNKKVRLWCKCKRIKKDFLCSFLQKEQITVECDNVCESLKNERKEAQEAMIAKKREAEELRNREEIEKFEKKFKPRRKKKDKNENSKQSQESMRNKYWSMWILAIAISLIGIIIVYVTAPDLSILGLS; this is translated from the exons atgcagaaatttagaaaagctcaagtgcaaaataaattgtctATTGAAAGACATTTGGAAGCCAACGCATCATTAAATTACTCTAGTGAAGAGGAAGATGAAACAAATGAGGAAGATGTCCAAAATGTAGTGGACAAAGTATTATCGGCATACCAGGGACAAGGCACAGATGCAGAAAAAGTGATAtcatatctagttaattcttttcAATCTAGCAGTGCAGTTTGTTTGATATGTATATCAACTGTCAAAAAAATAGATCCG ATTTGGAATTGCAACAAATGCTATGCATTTTTACATATGAATTGCATTTTACATTGGATTAATGACAGTTTGAGTTATAAACGggctaaaaatattacaccAATCTGGGCATG cCCAAAATGTCGTATGGAATATGACCAGGATCAGATTCCAAGATCATATGAatgtttctgtaaaaaaacTGCGGATCCTCCACATCAACCATGGATTATTCCACATTCCTGTGGCGAGAGCTGCGGCAAGCTCTTACAACCAGAATGCGGTCATAAATGTGTGTTGCTTTGTCATCCTGGTCCATGTCCACCATGTGCAAAGATGGTGTTGGTTAAATGCTACTGTGGCAAACTACCAGCACAGCCACGTCGTTGTAATGCTAAAAGCTGGAGCTGCCAAActatatgtgacaaaaaatatgaatcttgCTCACAcacttgcaataatttatgtcATACTGAAGAATGTCCACCTTGTGAGGAAATTGTACTACTGAAATGTCGTTGCAAGAGCAGTCAAAAGGAAGGAAAATGCTACGAAAGTACATGGATCTGCGAGAAACCTTGTAAGAAAAGATTTTCTTGTAATGTACACATCTGCGAGAGTACTTGTCATTCATCCGGCGATTGTGGTAACTGTCCCCTGGAGAAAAATAGATGTTGCCCATGTGGAAAGAAACGTTATGACGTTTCCTGCAGACAGCAGCAAGTGCCAACGTGTGGTGACACTTGCAGCAAATTGTTAGACTGTGGATCACATTTCTGCAACATGAGATGCCACACCGATCGTTGTGGTCAGTGTTTGGAAGTTATAACAAAAGCATGCAAATGTGGCAGCTATACAAAAGAGATCGCCTGTGTGAAAGAATTTCACTGCAACAAGAAATGCACACAGATGCGCTTGTGCGGCAGACATCTGTGTAACAGAAAGTGTTGCGATTGTATATTGAAGAACACGTCCAATCCTTGCGAGAAGACGTGCGAGAACACGCTTAATTGTCGTAAGCACAAGTGTGCCGCTCCTTGTCACAGCGGCCCTTGCTATCCGTGCACCAGGACGGATGTCATACAATGTCGATGCGGCAGCAACAAGATAACAGTGCCATGCGGTaccaaaaaaagaattaagcCACCATCATGTAATAAGTCCTGCAAGATTCCACCAATCTGTCATCATACCAAGAGGGAAACGCACAGATGTCACCAAGGCCCGTGTCCACCGTGCAAGAAAGTTTGCGGCTTGATATACAAGAGATGCGGTCATTCTTGCCCAGCTACTTGTCACACTAAAGTCTGGATGAAAGTCAGAGTGAACGGGGTAAAGGCGCAACCTACCGGCCCCTGGGAAAAACCAAAAGATGTTATGGAATTGAAAACCTTACCATGTCCACCGTGCGAAATTTCTGTGCCCGTGACCTGTTTCGGTGGTCACGAGACACAGCCTTGGCCATGCCACATGTCAAGACCAAGTTCTTGTGGCAGATTTTGCGGCCGATCACTGTCGTGCAAGAATCATACTTGCGAGTTGACTTGTCACAAAGTACAAGCTTCTGACGACGAATCTGGCAACGGTATTCCATGCATGGAATGTGAAAAGGAATGTCAATTCGCACGTCCAACAGGTTGCACGCATACCTGCCCGCAACCTTGTCATCCAGCACCATGTAAACCATGCAAGCAGTTAGTGCGAATCTCCTGCCACTGTGGTATTAGCACCCTTTACCGGCATTGTGTAAACCTGACGTCCGCAACAACTAAGGAGCGCGACGAATTGCTCAAATGTGGAAACCAATGTCCTAAAAAT tATCCATGCGGCCATCGTTGTATTAACGATTGCCATCCGGGAGTATGCAAAGGCGGGGAAGAATGCAACAAGAAAGTCAGATTATGGTGTAAGTGTAAACGGATCAAGAAAGATTTTCTTTGTTCCTTTCTACAAAAGGAACAAATTACTGTAGAGTGCGACAATGTGTGTGAATCATTGAAGAATGAAAGAAAAGAGGCCCAAGAGGCTATGATAGCAAAGAAGCGAGAAGCGGAAGAATTGCGCAATCGGGAAGAGATCgaaaaattcgagaaaaaGTTCAAGCCACggcgaaagaaaaaagacaagAATGAAAACTCGAAACAGTCCCAAGAGAGTATGAGAAACAAATATTGGAGCATGTGGATTTTAGCGATTGCCATAAGTCTTATAGGTATTATAATAGTGTACGTGACTGCTCCTGATCTAAGTATACTTGGTCTGAGCTGA
- the Gli gene encoding cholinesterase isoform X1 has translation MIARRQHASTERVIDCCCLYLLLTGVIASAQDSLSYGSRYYNRDGVYVPQEEDNHRTYMYKDRRYGYRPSYLDPVYRGPTRAPEDRYLFDDTTARLPLPGILAGWREDLQGKERPDSKNFIRNRDILVNTNYGQVQGFKVQLYDDPYATHRPWNMAVERVTKDVNVFLGIPYAMPPTREGRFKPPRPHRGWQLLQAVDWGPACPQPSEYTGATKGVRDVDEDCLYLNVFTPSIGAGMAHKHAVMFYIHGGEFTHGASNLFPAHILAAFYDVVVVSINYRLGALGFLSTADENSPGNYGILDQAMALRWVYDNIAAFNGNPEAITLFGPGAGAASAGLLMTAPKTRRMVSKVIAQSGSAVADWAVIIDKYRAQNTSRVYAEMLGCSIESSWKLVQCLKDGRSFLELGNSEMKPHVGMFPWAPVLDINFTVPRDDWYDEWRAHDWRFFQETPEESIKAGGYRNDLAYMAGVTTQEAAFIIRNNVTLARNQYIIDPELFDQKIWELVLRYNYTLNPQGVYEAIKYMYTYWPDPTNVTHIRDQFINLLSDFHYVAPYDKIAKLLVERHVPTYLYVLNTSIESIPTTHWARVPHDTELLWLTGAPFMDTEFFPQKWKLRREMWTDNDRNMSHFFMKAYSNFAKDGNPTPSQILGLHFDRAIYGQLRYLNINTTFNSSIQINYRQTESAFWSMYLPTVIGHLVPTYPPVTEYWWEPKQPLQIAFWSMSTACLLLLVLTVVCCMLWRNAKRQSDHYYSGDILMVRDDEHSEGIENITRASKENIYEYRDVPPIQKSRIPRQNDTKLQERLAHNRKFSSTPSLRSNSNVSLKDMRSEGFVTSSPNGQLKLAKTMSQSSLPKAKSKTLLVQGVPQTAV, from the exons ATGATCGCGCGTAGGCAACACGCGTCCACGGAACGCGTTATCGATTGTTGTTGCTTGTACTTATTATTGACGGGCGTGATCGCGTCCGCCCAAGACTCTCTCTCGTATGGCAGCCGATACTATAATCGCGACGGTGTGTACGTGCCACAAGAAGAGGATAACCACAGGACCTACATGTATAAAGACAGAAGATATGGCTATCGGCCCAGCTACCTGGATCCCGTGTACAGAGGACCAACAAGAGCTCCAGAGGATCGGTACCTTTTTGAT gATACAACGGCAAGACTTCCATTGCCAGGAATATTGGCTGGCTGGCGTGAAGATCTTCAAGGAAAAGAAAGACCAGattctaaaaatttcattagaaACAGAGATATACTTGTGAACACGAATTATGGTCAGGTTCAAGGATTTAAGGTTCAGTTGTATGATGATCCATATGCAACACACAGGCCGTGGAATATGGCAGTTGAAAGAGTTACAAAAGATGTTAATGTATTTTTGGGCATTCCTTATGCTATGCCACCCACCAGAGAAGGTCGTTTTAAACCTCCAAGACCTCACAG aGGATGGCAACTTTTACAAGCTGTTGATTGGGGACCAGCTTGTCCACAGCCCAGCGAATATACTGGTGCTACAAAAGGAGTGCGTGACGTTGATGAGGACTGTTTATACTTAAATGTGTTTACACCATCA ATTGGTGCTGGAATGGCACATAAGCATGCagtaatgttttatattcacGGTGGTGAATTTACTCATGGAGCTAGTAATTTGTTCCCGGCTCATATATTAGCTGCCTTCTACGATGTTGTCGTGGTATCCATCAATTATCGTCTTGGAGCTCTTG gATTCTTAAGTACTGCAGATGAAAATAGTCCTGGCAATTACGGGATCCTTGATCAAGCTATGGCACTGCGATGGGTGTACGACAATATAGCCGCTTTCAATGGAAATCCTGAAGCTATAACACTATTTGGACCAGGCGCTGGAGCAGCAAGTGCAGGATTACTAATGACAGCACCAAA GACTCGTCGTATGGTATCAAAAGTAATAGCGCAATCCGGTTCAGCCGTTGCTGATTGGGCGGTGATAATAGACAAGTATCGAGCACAAAACACATCTCGGGTGTATGCAGAAATGCTTGGTTGCAGTATAGAGAGTAGTTGGAAATTGGTGCAATGCCTAAAAGACGGACGTAGTTTTCTCGAGCTGGGCAACTCCGAAATGAAACCACACGTAGGGATGTTTCCATGGGCGCCTGTGTTAGATATCAACTTTACGGTACCTCGAGATGATTGGTATGACGAATGGAGGGCACATGACTGGCGCTTTTTTCAGGAAACGCCGGAAGAGAGTATTAAAGCTGGCGGATATAGGAACGATTTAGCTTATATGGCTGGTGTTACGACTCAAGAAGCAGCATTTATTATAC gaAACAACGTTACTTTAGCAAGAAATCAATACATAATAGATCCTGAATTATTCGATCAAAAGATTTGGGAACTGGTTCTTCGATATAACTATACTCTCAATCCACAAGGTGTTTATGAggcgataaaatatatgtatacatattggCCGGATCCAACGAACGTTACGCATATACGTGATCAGTTTATAAAT CTCTTATCAGATTTCCATTATGTAGCGCCGTATGATAAAATTGCCAAATTATTGGTGGAGAGACACGTACCAACCTATCTCTACGTTCTAAATACTTCAATAGAATCAATCCCAACGACACATTGGGCTAGAGTACCCCACGATACAGAACTTTTATGGTTAACAGGAGCACCGTTCATGGACACTG aattttttCCGCAAAAATGGAAATTGAGAAGAGAAATGTGGACTGACAATGATCGTAATATGAGTCATTTCTTCATGAAAGCGTActctaattttgcaaaagacGGAAATCCGACACCTTCGCAAATCTTAGGACTGCATTTTGATCGCGCTATTTATGGGCAATTGCGATACTTGAACATCAATACGACATTTAACAGCAGTATTCAAATCAACTATCGTCAAACGGAAAGTGCATTCTGGTCCATGTATTTGCCGACTGTTATCGGTCATCTTGTTCCTACGTATCCTCCTGTTACTGAA TATTGGTGGGAACCTAAACAACCGCTGCAAATTGCTTTCTGGTCGATGTCAACGGCGTGTCTGCTGCTACTTGTACTTACTGTGGTGTGTTGCATGCTTTGGCGTAACGCCAAAAG ACAATCTGATCACTACTATAGCGGAGACATCTTGATGGTGCGAGACGATGAGCATTCCGAGGGAATCGAGAATATAACACGCGCAtccaaagaaaatatatatgaatatcgtGATGTACCACCAATCCAGAAGTCCAGAATACCACGACAAAACGATACAAAACTGCAAGAACGTTTAGCACATAACAGGAAGTTCAGTTCTACACCTTCATTGCGATCCAATTCTAATGTCTCATTGAAAGATATGAGATCGGAAGGTTTCGTTACAAGTTCACCTAATGGTCAGCTTAAGCTAGCAAAAACGATGAGTCAATCTTCACTGCCGAAAGCTAAAAGTAAAACACTTTTAGTACAGGGAGTACCACAAACAGCTGTTTAA
- the Gli gene encoding cholinesterase isoform X2: MIARRQHASTERVIDCCCLYLLLTGVIASAQDSLSYGSRYYNRDGVYVPQEEDNHRTYMYKDRRYGYRPSYLDPVYRGPTRAPEDRYLFDDTTARLPLPGILAGWREDLQGKERPDSKNFIRNRDILVNTNYGQVQGFKVQLYDDPYATHRPWNMAVERVTKDVNVFLGIPYAMPPTREGRFKPPRPHRGWQLLQAVDWGPACPQPSEYTGATKGVRDVDEDCLYLNVFTPSIGAGMAHKHAVMFYIHGGEFTHGASNLFPAHILAAFYDVVVVSINYRLGALGFLSTADENSPGNYGILDQAMALRWVYDNIAAFNGNPEAITLFGPGAGAASAGLLMTAPKTRRMVSKVIAQSGSAVADWAVIIDKYRAQNTSRVYAEMLGCSIESSWKLVQCLKDGRSFLELGNSEMKPHVGMFPWAPVLDINFTVPRDDWYDEWRAHDWRFFQETPEESIKAGGYRNDLAYMAGVTTQEAAFIIRNNVTLARNQYIIDPELFDQKIWELVLRYNYTLNPQGVYEAIKYMYTYWPDPTNVTHIRDQFINLLSDFHYVAPYDKIAKLLVERHVPTYLYVLNTSIESIPTTHWARVPHDTELLWLTGAPFMDTEFFPQKWKLRREMWTDNDRNMSHFFMKAYSNFAKDGNPTPSQILGLHFDRAIYGQLRYLNINTTFNSSIQINYRQTESAFWSMYLPTVIGHLVPTYPPVTEYWWEPKQPLQIAFWSMSTACLLLLVLTVVCCMLWRNAKSKTKRARMHADNLITTIAETS, translated from the exons ATGATCGCGCGTAGGCAACACGCGTCCACGGAACGCGTTATCGATTGTTGTTGCTTGTACTTATTATTGACGGGCGTGATCGCGTCCGCCCAAGACTCTCTCTCGTATGGCAGCCGATACTATAATCGCGACGGTGTGTACGTGCCACAAGAAGAGGATAACCACAGGACCTACATGTATAAAGACAGAAGATATGGCTATCGGCCCAGCTACCTGGATCCCGTGTACAGAGGACCAACAAGAGCTCCAGAGGATCGGTACCTTTTTGAT gATACAACGGCAAGACTTCCATTGCCAGGAATATTGGCTGGCTGGCGTGAAGATCTTCAAGGAAAAGAAAGACCAGattctaaaaatttcattagaaACAGAGATATACTTGTGAACACGAATTATGGTCAGGTTCAAGGATTTAAGGTTCAGTTGTATGATGATCCATATGCAACACACAGGCCGTGGAATATGGCAGTTGAAAGAGTTACAAAAGATGTTAATGTATTTTTGGGCATTCCTTATGCTATGCCACCCACCAGAGAAGGTCGTTTTAAACCTCCAAGACCTCACAG aGGATGGCAACTTTTACAAGCTGTTGATTGGGGACCAGCTTGTCCACAGCCCAGCGAATATACTGGTGCTACAAAAGGAGTGCGTGACGTTGATGAGGACTGTTTATACTTAAATGTGTTTACACCATCA ATTGGTGCTGGAATGGCACATAAGCATGCagtaatgttttatattcacGGTGGTGAATTTACTCATGGAGCTAGTAATTTGTTCCCGGCTCATATATTAGCTGCCTTCTACGATGTTGTCGTGGTATCCATCAATTATCGTCTTGGAGCTCTTG gATTCTTAAGTACTGCAGATGAAAATAGTCCTGGCAATTACGGGATCCTTGATCAAGCTATGGCACTGCGATGGGTGTACGACAATATAGCCGCTTTCAATGGAAATCCTGAAGCTATAACACTATTTGGACCAGGCGCTGGAGCAGCAAGTGCAGGATTACTAATGACAGCACCAAA GACTCGTCGTATGGTATCAAAAGTAATAGCGCAATCCGGTTCAGCCGTTGCTGATTGGGCGGTGATAATAGACAAGTATCGAGCACAAAACACATCTCGGGTGTATGCAGAAATGCTTGGTTGCAGTATAGAGAGTAGTTGGAAATTGGTGCAATGCCTAAAAGACGGACGTAGTTTTCTCGAGCTGGGCAACTCCGAAATGAAACCACACGTAGGGATGTTTCCATGGGCGCCTGTGTTAGATATCAACTTTACGGTACCTCGAGATGATTGGTATGACGAATGGAGGGCACATGACTGGCGCTTTTTTCAGGAAACGCCGGAAGAGAGTATTAAAGCTGGCGGATATAGGAACGATTTAGCTTATATGGCTGGTGTTACGACTCAAGAAGCAGCATTTATTATAC gaAACAACGTTACTTTAGCAAGAAATCAATACATAATAGATCCTGAATTATTCGATCAAAAGATTTGGGAACTGGTTCTTCGATATAACTATACTCTCAATCCACAAGGTGTTTATGAggcgataaaatatatgtatacatattggCCGGATCCAACGAACGTTACGCATATACGTGATCAGTTTATAAAT CTCTTATCAGATTTCCATTATGTAGCGCCGTATGATAAAATTGCCAAATTATTGGTGGAGAGACACGTACCAACCTATCTCTACGTTCTAAATACTTCAATAGAATCAATCCCAACGACACATTGGGCTAGAGTACCCCACGATACAGAACTTTTATGGTTAACAGGAGCACCGTTCATGGACACTG aattttttCCGCAAAAATGGAAATTGAGAAGAGAAATGTGGACTGACAATGATCGTAATATGAGTCATTTCTTCATGAAAGCGTActctaattttgcaaaagacGGAAATCCGACACCTTCGCAAATCTTAGGACTGCATTTTGATCGCGCTATTTATGGGCAATTGCGATACTTGAACATCAATACGACATTTAACAGCAGTATTCAAATCAACTATCGTCAAACGGAAAGTGCATTCTGGTCCATGTATTTGCCGACTGTTATCGGTCATCTTGTTCCTACGTATCCTCCTGTTACTGAA TATTGGTGGGAACCTAAACAACCGCTGCAAATTGCTTTCTGGTCGATGTCAACGGCGTGTCTGCTGCTACTTGTACTTACTGTGGTGTGTTGCATGCTTTGGCGTAACGCCAAAAG CAAAACAAAGAGAGCTAGGATGCATGCag ACAATCTGATCACTACTATAGCGGAGACATCTTGA
- the Gli gene encoding cholinesterase isoform X3, translating into MIARRQHASTERVIDCCCLYLLLTGVIASAQDSLSYGSRYYNRDGVYVPQEEDNHRTYMYKDRRYGYRPSYLDPVYRGPTRAPEDRYLFDDTTARLPLPGILAGWREDLQGKERPDSKNFIRNRDILVNTNYGQVQGFKVQLYDDPYATHRPWNMAVERVTKDVNVFLGIPYAMPPTREGRFKPPRPHRGWQLLQAVDWGPACPQPSEYTGATKGVRDVDEDCLYLNVFTPSIGAGMAHKHAVMFYIHGGEFTHGASNLFPAHILAAFYDVVVVSINYRLGALGFLSTADENSPGNYGILDQAMALRWVYDNIAAFNGNPEAITLFGPGAGAASAGLLMTAPKTRRMVSKVIAQSGSAVADWAVIIDKYRAQNTSRVYAEMLGCSIESSWKLVQCLKDGRSFLELGNSEMKPHVGMFPWAPVLDINFTVPRDDWYDEWRAHDWRFFQETPEESIKAGGYRNDLAYMAGVTTQEAAFIIRNNVTLARNQYIIDPELFDQKIWELVLRYNYTLNPQGVYEAIKYMYTYWPDPTNVTHIRDQFINLLSDFHYVAPYDKIAKLLVERHVPTYLYVLNTSIESIPTTHWARVPHDTELLWLTGAPFMDTEFFPQKWKLRREMWTDNDRNMSHFFMKAYSNFAKDGNPTPSQILGLHFDRAIYGQLRYLNINTTFNSSIQINYRQTESAFWSMYLPTVIGHLVPTYPPVTEYWWEPKQPLQIAFWSMSTACLLLLVLTVVCCMLWRNAKR; encoded by the exons ATGATCGCGCGTAGGCAACACGCGTCCACGGAACGCGTTATCGATTGTTGTTGCTTGTACTTATTATTGACGGGCGTGATCGCGTCCGCCCAAGACTCTCTCTCGTATGGCAGCCGATACTATAATCGCGACGGTGTGTACGTGCCACAAGAAGAGGATAACCACAGGACCTACATGTATAAAGACAGAAGATATGGCTATCGGCCCAGCTACCTGGATCCCGTGTACAGAGGACCAACAAGAGCTCCAGAGGATCGGTACCTTTTTGAT gATACAACGGCAAGACTTCCATTGCCAGGAATATTGGCTGGCTGGCGTGAAGATCTTCAAGGAAAAGAAAGACCAGattctaaaaatttcattagaaACAGAGATATACTTGTGAACACGAATTATGGTCAGGTTCAAGGATTTAAGGTTCAGTTGTATGATGATCCATATGCAACACACAGGCCGTGGAATATGGCAGTTGAAAGAGTTACAAAAGATGTTAATGTATTTTTGGGCATTCCTTATGCTATGCCACCCACCAGAGAAGGTCGTTTTAAACCTCCAAGACCTCACAG aGGATGGCAACTTTTACAAGCTGTTGATTGGGGACCAGCTTGTCCACAGCCCAGCGAATATACTGGTGCTACAAAAGGAGTGCGTGACGTTGATGAGGACTGTTTATACTTAAATGTGTTTACACCATCA ATTGGTGCTGGAATGGCACATAAGCATGCagtaatgttttatattcacGGTGGTGAATTTACTCATGGAGCTAGTAATTTGTTCCCGGCTCATATATTAGCTGCCTTCTACGATGTTGTCGTGGTATCCATCAATTATCGTCTTGGAGCTCTTG gATTCTTAAGTACTGCAGATGAAAATAGTCCTGGCAATTACGGGATCCTTGATCAAGCTATGGCACTGCGATGGGTGTACGACAATATAGCCGCTTTCAATGGAAATCCTGAAGCTATAACACTATTTGGACCAGGCGCTGGAGCAGCAAGTGCAGGATTACTAATGACAGCACCAAA GACTCGTCGTATGGTATCAAAAGTAATAGCGCAATCCGGTTCAGCCGTTGCTGATTGGGCGGTGATAATAGACAAGTATCGAGCACAAAACACATCTCGGGTGTATGCAGAAATGCTTGGTTGCAGTATAGAGAGTAGTTGGAAATTGGTGCAATGCCTAAAAGACGGACGTAGTTTTCTCGAGCTGGGCAACTCCGAAATGAAACCACACGTAGGGATGTTTCCATGGGCGCCTGTGTTAGATATCAACTTTACGGTACCTCGAGATGATTGGTATGACGAATGGAGGGCACATGACTGGCGCTTTTTTCAGGAAACGCCGGAAGAGAGTATTAAAGCTGGCGGATATAGGAACGATTTAGCTTATATGGCTGGTGTTACGACTCAAGAAGCAGCATTTATTATAC gaAACAACGTTACTTTAGCAAGAAATCAATACATAATAGATCCTGAATTATTCGATCAAAAGATTTGGGAACTGGTTCTTCGATATAACTATACTCTCAATCCACAAGGTGTTTATGAggcgataaaatatatgtatacatattggCCGGATCCAACGAACGTTACGCATATACGTGATCAGTTTATAAAT CTCTTATCAGATTTCCATTATGTAGCGCCGTATGATAAAATTGCCAAATTATTGGTGGAGAGACACGTACCAACCTATCTCTACGTTCTAAATACTTCAATAGAATCAATCCCAACGACACATTGGGCTAGAGTACCCCACGATACAGAACTTTTATGGTTAACAGGAGCACCGTTCATGGACACTG aattttttCCGCAAAAATGGAAATTGAGAAGAGAAATGTGGACTGACAATGATCGTAATATGAGTCATTTCTTCATGAAAGCGTActctaattttgcaaaagacGGAAATCCGACACCTTCGCAAATCTTAGGACTGCATTTTGATCGCGCTATTTATGGGCAATTGCGATACTTGAACATCAATACGACATTTAACAGCAGTATTCAAATCAACTATCGTCAAACGGAAAGTGCATTCTGGTCCATGTATTTGCCGACTGTTATCGGTCATCTTGTTCCTACGTATCCTCCTGTTACTGAA TATTGGTGGGAACCTAAACAACCGCTGCAAATTGCTTTCTGGTCGATGTCAACGGCGTGTCTGCTGCTACTTGTACTTACTGTGGTGTGTTGCATGCTTTGGCGTAACGCCAAAAGGTAA